A window of the Trichoderma asperellum chromosome 4, complete sequence genome harbors these coding sequences:
- a CDS encoding uncharacterized protein (TransMembrane:5 (o66-91i103-123o129-148i160-178o215-236i)~EggNog:ENOG41), protein MPLFSSKGDESEQDVRPELRDSPEEEGERPPDEYTRLLPNRVNSNRDFLSPDDPAVSPYNLFSIRFLRYVTLFFTALTFLWWVILLVSAFATPPGFHTKGSGFFAFGYTSLTLSNMFFTLLFFGVPSKSVRILAIVIAAFLALDTILLASVQRTRYEEGWVGIVSVIWALLMSIWAIVTDRTVQWGKAEEEERLTGRAESRKSLTEWLEVLLSSIGYSVMVVAVVLITLAIILRALDAKVAPPGKLYWVDSNKYRIHLYCHGNKTDENGKPVTTVLFEGGEWPVEHGLWDFADNAVKNGSIPRYCFADRPGLAWSDTAPSPSSAGFVVDALSEALAKAEETGPFVLASAGIGSLYSRVFSARHSHDVRGLLLIDPLHEDLLGPGAAPGRGFWLWLRGAISPLGLDRIPGAIFKGRTSRDRIYGRSAYQTGKFIFAKLQESLVLNSFTKRDVDSSRQIQERDTPLVVISSGRRVKASDEWSAKQRDLTRLTDKLQHWDIVDDAPHEVWRTLEGREKIEKRLKKMV, encoded by the exons ATGCCGCTGTTCAGCTCCAAGGGGGACGAAAGCGAGCAAGATGTCCGGCCAGAGCTTCGGGACAGccccgaagaagaaggcgaaagGCCTCCAGACGAGTACACCCGACTGTTGCCCAACCGAGTCAACTCGAATAGAGACTTCCTCTCGCCGGACGATCCTGCAGTGTCGCCCTATAACCTATTCAGCATCCGTTTCCTCCGCTACGttactctcttcttcaccgCGCTGACATTCCTATGGTGGGTTATCCTGCTCGTGTCTGCCTTCGCCACGCCTCCTGGGTTCCATACCAAGGGAAgcggcttcttcgcctttgGCTATACGAGCTTGACGTTGTCCAACATGTTTTTCACACTATTATTCTTTGGGGTACCGTCAAAATCAGTGAGAATACTCGCAATCGTGATTGCC GCTTTCCTTGCGCTCGATACGATCCTCCTCGCCTCTGTTCAGAGAACAAGGTATGAGGAAGGGTGGGTCGGAATTGTCAGTGTTATATGGGCTCTCTTGATGAGTATCTGGGCCATAGTAACCGACAGAACTGTCCAATGGggcaaggcagaggaggaggaaaggcTGACTGGGCGAGCGGAATCGAGAAAAAGCCTTACGGAGTGGCTCGAGGTTCTCCTTTCCAGCATTGGCTACTCGGTGATGGTCGTGGCCGTTGTTCTGATAACCcttgccatcatcctccGAGCCCTGGATGCAAAGGTGGCTCCTCCAGGGAAGCTATATTGGGTTGACAGCAACAAGTATCGCATCCATCTGTATTGCCATGGGAACAAGACGGACGAGAATGGCAAACCGGTCACAACAGTCTTGTTCGAGGGAGGTGAGTGGCCAGTCGAGCATGGCCTATGGGACTTTGCAGACAATGCGGTCAAGAACGGGTCTATCCCTCGCTATTGCTTCGCAGACCGTCCGGGACTGGCTTGGTCTGATACCGCCCCATCACCGTCGTCCGCCGGCTTCGTCGTGGACGCCTTGAGCGAGGCGCTGgccaaagcagaagagacCGGGCCCTTTGTTCTTGCTAGCGCGGGAATCGGTTCCTTGTACTCGCGAGTCTTTTCAGCTCGCCATAGTCACGATGTTCGGGGTTTGCTGCTGATCGACCCCCTGCACGAGGATCTGCTGGGCCCCGGTGCAGCGCCCGGCCGAGGCTTCTGGCTCTGGTTGAGAGGCGCCATCTCGCCGCTTGGGCTGGACCGGATTCCGGGCGCAATATTCAAAGGACGCACCAGCCGTGACCGGATCTATGGCCGATCTGCATATCAGACGGGAAAATTCATTTTCGCTAAGCTGCAGGAGAGCTTGGTGCTCAACTCTTTTACCAAGCGTGACGtcgacagcagcaggcagATTCAGGAAAGGGACACGCCGCTGGTTGTGATTAGCTCAGGGCGCAGGGTCAAAGCGAGCGATGAGTGGTCAGCCAAGCAGCGGGACCTGACGAGGCTGACTGACAAGCTGCAGCACTGGGATATTGTGGACGATGCACCTCACGAGGTGTGGCGGACCCTGGAGGGTCGGGAGAAGATtgagaagaggctgaagaagatggtctAA
- a CDS encoding uncharacterized protein (EggNog:ENOG41), protein MAARQEGQTLDVEILVHVTAPSRTADDAVYRQLAQSYLSFQPHRHTPISVAPTLKRQHERAPHAAEEGAPIAIDFATVPSGQPWVPESQDLSFRSVYDNRYSPPLQEKCSPADASLPEVNDEGLLSTQLATQDEASSWQAPPSQINDSYPLPDAEIRHTTPTRVLEHYLRNLPPSSQPRPLSADRSDSPVNPYEVNIPSSIPIPPDVDEAASQSLGYKDNAKIVPVTPRVPGALARMREEPSATVIDETIYISSSAIDTASEATTSFRAESAPPPSKRHKGLADEEAVATNLHRSASDTGPSGNKQPIASSSITAKDPNDLEIRPPTPPTGIAHLEPSNLVSDKLDKLARDLSSRYRPKVNRPTDPFERGYWLVECASWSQEIHSEAWTFLANYLRSGLAGWGVWCRRDETHCWIRLYCWAHVAKHTYLLLYLASGRHLKVTGAKWIDGDGEVVIEVPPAEK, encoded by the coding sequence ATGGCAGCCCGACAGGAGGGTCAGACCCTGGATGTCGAGATCTTAGTTCACGTCACTGCGCCAAGCAGGACCGCAGACGATGCTGTATACAGGCAACTCGCACAGtcatatctttcttttcagccTCATCGCCACACTCCCATCTCAGTAGCTCCTACACTGAAGCGTCAGCACGAAAGAGCACCGCAcgccgctgaagaaggagCTCCTATAGCCATAGATTTCGCAACAGTGCCATCAGGGCAGCCATGGGTACCCGAATCCCAAGATCTAAGCTTTCGGAGTGTGTACGACAACCGCTATTCACCGCCGTTACAGGAGAAGTGCAGTCCAGCAGATGCATCTCTGCCGGAAGTTAACGATGAAGGGCTTCTCTCAACCCAGTTGGCAACCCAGGACGAGGCATCTTCATGGCAAGCTCCTCCAAGTCAGATCAATGATTCGTATCCCCTACCAGATGCTGAGATACGCCACACTACCCCAACAAGGGTCCTAGAGCACTATCTGAGAAACTTGCCTCCGTCCTCGCAGCCTCGGCCCTTGTCAGCGGATCGCTCAGACTCGCCAGTTAACCCTTATGAAGTGAATATCCCGTCATCCATTCCGATTCCTCCTGATGTGGACGAAGCTGCAAGTCAGTCGCTTGGATACAAAGACAATGCTAAAATCGTTCCCGTCACGCCTCGAGTGCCTGGTGCTCTGGCACGGATGCGAGAAGAACCCTCAGCAACTGTAATTGATGAGACTATCTATATCTCTAGCAGCGCAATTGACACAGCTTCAGAGGCGACCACGTCATTCAGAGCTGAGTCTGCACCGCCTCCATCAAAACGCCACAAGGGActtgcagatgaagaagccgTGGCAACGAACCTCCATCGAAGTGCGAGTGATACCGGCCCATCAGGGAATAAACAACCAATAGCGTCTTCATCAATCACAGCTAAAGACCCGAATGACTTGGAGATCCGGCCACCAACTCCTCCTACCGGAATCGCACACCTTGAGCCCTCCAATTTGGTCTCCGACAAGCTAGACAAACTCGCGCGAGATCTATCATCACGATACCGCCCTAAAGTAAACCGCCCAACTGACCCCTTTGAACGAGGCTACTGGCTCGTCGAGTGTGCCAGCTGGTCTCAAGAAATCCACAGCGAAGCCTGGACCTTCTTGGCCAATTACCTTCGCAGCGGCCTGGCCGGTTGGGGCGTATGGTGCCGTCGCGACGAGACGCATTGCTGGATCCGCCTCTACTGCTGGGCTCACGTCGCCAAGCATACCTACCTGCTACTGTATCTTGCGAGCGGCAGGCATTTGAAAGTGACTGGTGCGAAGTGGatcgatggcgatggggaGGTTGTTATAGAAGTGCCTCCCGCGGAGAAGTAG
- the RFC2 gene encoding Subunit of heteropentameric Replication factor C (RF-C), protein MASFFDLKARKAAAANGASSQKQDKPGNVRAQPWVEKYRPKSLDDVTAQDHTVTVLQRTLQASNLPHMLFYGPPGTGKTSTILALAKELYGPEMMKSRVLELNASDERGISIVRQKVKDFARMQLTNPPPSYKDKYPCPPFKIIILDEADSMTQDAQSALRRTMETYSKITRFCLICNYVTRIIDPLASRCSKFRFKSLDQGNAKRRLESIAEAEGVTLEDGALDALIKCSEGDLRKAITFLQSAARLVGAKLSGKDSEGDDSMDVDKRPVTVKIVEDIAGVIPGSTINDLVNAMRPGTSGEAYRSISKVVEDLVADGWSAGQVVNQLYQELIFDEIVPDVQKNKIVLVFSEVDKRLVDGADEHLSILDLAMRISAIMSEK, encoded by the exons ATGGCCAGCTTTTTCGATCTCAAGGCTAGAAAAGCGGCTGCCGCCAATGGAGCTTCATCGCAGAAACAGGATAAACCAGGCAATGTGCGGGCTCAGCCTTGGGTTGAGAAATA CCGCCCCAAGAGCCTGGACGATGTCACTGCTCAAGATCACACAGTGACCGTTCTCCAGAGAACACTACAAGCTTCGAAT CTCCCGCACATGTTATTTTACGGCCCTCCTGGCACAGGCAAAACGTCCAccatccttgcccttgcaAAGGAGCTTTACGGTCCGGAGATGATGAAATCGCGAGTCCTTGAGCTGAACGCGTCCGACGAGCGTGGTATCTCGATTGTTCGACAGAAAGTCAAAGATTTTGCACGAATGCAATTAACCAACCCGCCGCCTTCCTATAAAGACAAATACCCCTGCCCACCGTTTAAAATCATCATTCTAGACGAGGCCGATTCCATGACGCAGGATGCTCAGAGCGCCTTGAGACGAACGATGGAGACATATAGCAAAATTACACGCTTTTGTCTAATTTGCAACTATGTTACTAGAATCATCGATCCCCTGGCGAGTCGATGCAGCAAATTTCGTTTCAAGAGCTTGGATCAGGGCAATGCAAAGAGGAGGTTGGAGTCAATAGCGGAGGCTGAAGGTGTTACGCTTGAAGACGGTGCTTTGGATGCTCTTATAAAGTGCAGCGAGGGTGATTTGCGAAAGGCCATTACCTTTCTGCAGAGTGCGGCGCGATTAGTTGGAGCGAAACTTTCAGGAAAAGACAGCGAAGGCGACGACTCTATGGATGTGGACAAGAGGCCAGTGACTGTCAAGATTGTTGAGGACATCGCTGGTGTGATTCCCGGCTCAACAATCAACGATCTTGTCAATGCTATGCGCCCAGGCACATCAGGAGAGGCGTACCGGTCTATATCCAAGGTAGTGGAGGATTTGGTCGCAGATGGCTGGAGTGCCGGCCAGGTAGTAAACCAG CTGTACCAAGAATTAATCTTTGATGAGATTGTTCCTGATGTCCAAAAGAACAAGATTGTTCTCGTCTTCTCTGAGGTGGATAAGCGGTTGGTCGATGGAGCAGATGAGCATCTGTCAATCCTTGACCTGGCAATGAGGATATCTGCGATCATGTCCGAAAAGTGA
- a CDS encoding uncharacterized protein (EggNog:ENOG41), whose product MAPALTITTNMNSRPPSPVPPPMSPITPPLSSAQLCVDVNRNTVASSEALPPAATTTAQQQQPARPTFTHSQPSQVGVPPPASTPIEFETNPDVIALRSAITVLQMQKSRATADIQTLSQIKNEATDHPDEFIRDLAQGRIGQGARPDAGDDEATRAWAAQPIPKAQDVIRCPPINWSQYAVVGESLDKLHAEQVTKPTQGTPATVGAGGVYQFKGGDGKQEEYPGVAAPYAPLRDKIGKKTKSKK is encoded by the coding sequence ATGGCCCCGGCACTCACCATCACCACAAACATGAACTCGCGGCCGCCTTCGCCTGTGCCACCTCCCATGTCGCCCATCACGCCGCCGCTTTCCTCTGCTCAGCTTTGCGTAGATGTGAATAGAAACACAGTCGCTAGTTCCGAGGCGCTGCCGCCCGCTGCGACAACAACggcgcagcaacagcagcccgCTCGCCCAACCTTCACCCACTCACAGCCCAGCCAAGTCGGCGTCCCGCCGCCGGCCTCGACGCCTATTGAATTCGAAACCAACCCAGATGTCATTGCCCTCCGATCGGCCATCACCGTGCTGCAAATGCAAAAGAGCCGCGCAACAGCGGACATCCAGACCCTCAGCCAGATCAAGAACGAGGCGACAGACCACCCAGACGAGTTCATCCGCGACCTGGCGCAAGGAAGGATCGGCCAGGGTGCCCGACCCGACgccggcgacgacgaagccACTCGAGCATGGGCCGCGCAGCCGATACCAAAAGCCCAAGACGTGATCCGTTGCCCGCCCATCAACTGGTCGCAGTATGCAGTCGTGGGAGAGTCTCTGGACAAGTTACACGCTGAGCAGGTGACCAAACCTACGCAAGGGACGCCTGCTACTGTTGGCGCTGGAGGCGTTTACCAGTTCaaaggcggcgatggcaaGCAAGAGGAATATCCTGGCGTGGCTGCTCCGTATGCGCCGCTGAGAGACAAGATTGGAAAGAAGACTAAAAGCAAGAAATGA
- a CDS encoding uncharacterized protein (BUSCO:EOG092D0B03~EggNog:ENOG41), translating into MATDHSNGPPVVVAPEGGPNDNTNEYVRSDSRHADGSWQNGAPQAPIPTVAGPNSPLPPSGWAEDPTNGSDANRPRPRNGRSTSAQTRVCKKCGLQLTGQFVRALDGTFHLDCFKCRDCGDIVASKFFPAEDENGEQYPLCETDYFRRLGLLCHKCGGALRGSYITALEHKYHVDHFTCSLCATVFGAQDSYYEHDGNVYCHYHYSTQFAQRCNGCQTAILKQFVEIFRNGQNQHWHPECYMIHKFWNVRLAQPTEAPQIQEGEVSDVDRDRIREDEERMEDKVFRIWSVLSTFEESSAACISDMLLHVSNASYIDGVLVAKRFIWHVEILFQSADRLDGAVAKQNEKGMSYGREAKLLCKKIVSFFSLLSKTQDNGSRQLGVTQELLSLVTGLAHYLKLLIRICLQGALRLEREATSSDGLHQFLDDLNDFESYKGDEGLLQVTMGGKRLSAKDSDHCAQCGRSVEDECARNGDMRWHISCVNCSRCQRELGRVMNEAFFNSLERKIYCTTCIGGKTDGLTPFTHISKLQQYVFLLKVALARLLDILRSNGTISSGEAGADGSDPSRPDARSRQGGDRSRRRESTYETTLNEVRRLRSTRLDRHLSSSVRQARTSRVMDADGRGPRPASSGGEGKTQGSTDQMFGQNDAITLDDISRIVAVEQSREQQQRRDRLPPSDVLRSGAADQGLGLGHARTQSAGRDQDLQTADPMMSRVGRKFFPELSGLEYFNVRHLAVLIMHPVVEQDFTLEELLSFIESRKPATFWKNLGKAFKNDKNKGVKKKGVFGVPLEVIIERDGADSTDGVGPGTLRIPAVVDDIISSMRKMDLSVEGVFRKNGNIKKQQAMVDKINAEGCDTVNFMEQPVIQLAAVLKRYLRDLPDPLMTHKLYKLWVTVAKIQDPARKLQCLHMACCLLPKSHRDCLEILLTFLKWAGTFHQLDEEVGSKMDVRNLATVIAPNILMNPAKTLAMDSETIYVIDAVEILIDNIEEMCQVPDEILTLLNDPYLFSNNGEISTKEIMKRYQDLRGQGPAEPSEIYNRQESSTRSPPKRVETDPSLLQSERSVRPMQDNVPAPYPNAASPVPPPRFRPPEDQPSPYDANQMDHPDPRSENPEHSKRGEWRNSGVWGRQGGGVGVGEPF; encoded by the exons ATGGCAACCGACCACAGCAACGGACCGCCTGTGGTTGTTGCCCCCGAAGGTGGCCCCAACGACAATACGAATGAGTATGTCAGATCAGACTCGCGTCATGCAGATGGAAGCTGGCAAAATGGTGCTCCGCAAGCACCTATCCCGACAGTAGCAGGCCCTAACAGCCCCCTACCACCCTCAGGATGGGCAGAGGATCCTACAAACGGCAGCGATGCAAACCGACCACGACCGCGAAACGGACGATCTACCAGTGCTCAGACGAGAGTTTGCAAGAAGTGTGGCTTGCAATTGACCGGACAGTTCGTCCGAGCTTTGGACGGAACATTTCATCTGGATTGCTTCAAGTGCCGA GATTGTGGTGACATCGTGGCATCTAAATTCTTTCCCgcagaagatgaaaatggaGAACAATACCCCCTTTGCGAGACTGATTACTTTCGACGGCTTGGCCTCCTTTGCCACAAATGTGGTGGGGCGCTTCGCGGGTCATACATAACCGCGCTCGAACACAAGTATCACGTTGATCATTTTACTTGCTCACTCTGTGCGACCGTCTTTGGCGCCCAAGATAGCTACTACGAGCACGACGGGAACGTCTACTGCCACTACCACTACTCCACTCAGTTCGCGCAGCGGTGCAATGGCTGCCAGACGGCCATCCTCAAGCAGTTTGTGGAGATTTTCCGCAATGGGCAGAACCAGCACTGGCATCCTGAGTGCTATATGATACACAAGTTCTGGAATGTGCGTTTAGCTCAGCCAACTGAGGCGCCGCAGATCCAAGAAGGCGAGGTTAGCGATGTCGACAGAGATCGTATTCGGGAAGACGAGGAACGCATGGAGGATAAGGTTTTCAGGATATGGAGCGTATTATCAACCTTCGAAGAGTCATCTGCAGCGTGTATATCCGATATGCTGCTCCACGTTAGCAACGCCTCGTATATCGACGGTGTGCTGGTAGCCAAACGCTTCATCTGGCACGTCGAAATTCTCTTTCAGTCCGCGGACAGACTAGACGGCGCTGTCGCAAAGCAAAATGAGAAAG GCATGTCTTATGGCCGCGAGGCTAAGCTTCTCTGCAAGAAAATcgtgtctttcttttctttgctttcaaaAACACAAGATAATGGCTCTCGACAGCTTGGTGTTACTCAGGAGCTTCTATCCCTCGTCACTGGCTTAGCCCATTATCTCAAGCTACTCATCCGCATATGCCTTCAGGGAGCATTGCGTCTAGAGCGAGAAGCGACTTCTAGCGATGGCCTTCATCAATTCTTAGACGATCTGAACGATTTTGAGAGCTACAAGGGTGATGAGGGCCTTCTACAAGTGACCATGGGAGGCAAGCGCCTTTCAGCTAAAGACTCAGATCATTGCGCCCAGTGTGGAAGATCGGTAGAAGACGAGTGTGCTCGAAACGGCGATATGCGGTGGCACATTAGCTGTGTCAACTGTTCCCGCTGCCAGCGGGAGCTTGGACGTGTCATGAATGAAGCTTTTTTCAACTCGCTGGAACGCAAGATTTACTGCACAACATGTATTGGAGGCAAAACAGACGGCCTCACACCATTTACTCACATATCCAAACTTCAGCAATacgtttttcttcttaaagTCGCCCTTGCAAGGTTGCTGGATATCCTCAGAAGCAATGGCACCATATCATCTGGCGAAGCTGGTGCTGATGGAAGCGATCCTTCACGCCCAGATGCCAGGTCTAGACAAGGGGGTGACAGAAGTCGCCGTCGCGAGTCAACTTATGAGACTACTCTGAATGAGGTTCGAAGACTTCGCAGTACTCGTCTCGACCGACATTTGTCATCTAGTGTCAGGCAGGCTCGGACGTCTCGTGTTATGGATGCTGATGGACGGGGTCCTCGCCCTGCATCTTCTGGAGGAGAGGGTAAGACTCAGGGATCGACTGACCAGATGTTTGGACAAAACGATGCCATTACTTTGGACGATATCTCTCGCATTGTGGCTGTTGAGCAGTCTCGTGAACAACAGCAACGCCGAGACCGACTTCCCCCCAGTGACGTCCTGCGGTCTGGCGCCGCAGATCAAGGACTTGGCTTGGGCCACGCCAGAACACAATCGGCTGGTAGAGATCAAGATCTCCAGACGGCCGATCCGATGATGTCTCGAGTCGGCAGGAAGTTCTTCCCTGAGCTATCAGGCCTCGAGTACTTCAATGTTAGGCATCTCGCGGTCTTGATCATGCATCCCGTGGTTGAGCAAGATTTCACATTGGAAGAGCTGTTAAGCTTCATCGAATCAAGGAAACCTGCTACGTTTTGGAAAAATCTCGGCAAGGCGTTCAAGAACGACAAGAACAAAGGTGTTAAGAAGAAGGGCGTCTTTGGCGTACCCTTGGAGGTTATCATTGAGCGAGACGGCGCTGACTCGACAGATGGCGTGGGACCTGGCACTCTGCGTATCCCCGCGGTGGTTGATGATATTATTTCGTCTATGCGCAAAATGGACCTTTCTGTTGAGGGTGTTTTCCGCAAGAACGGTAATATCAAAAAACAACAAGCCATGGTCGATAAGATCAATGCGGAGGGCTGTGACACCGTTAATTTTATGGAACAGCCAGTAATACAGCTGGCTGCAGTACTGAAGAGGTATCTGCGAGACCTTCCAGATCCTCTCATGACTCATAAACTTTACAAACTATGGGTTACCGTTGCCAAGATCCAAGATCCTGCTCGAAAACTGCAGTGCTTGCACATGGCTTGCTGCCTCCTTCCCAAGAGTCACCGAGACTGTCTAGAAATCCTGCTTACGTTCCTCAAATGGGCGGGCACCTTCCATCAACTGGACGAAGAAGTCGGATCCAAGATGGACGTTAGAAATTTGGCGACGGTTATTGCGCCTAACATTTTGATGAACCCTGCTAAAACACTTGCCATGGATAGCGAGACTATCTATGTTATTGACGCGGTGGAAATTCTCATTGACAATATCGAAGAGATGTGCCAA GTTCCAGATGAGATTCTTACGCTGCTCAATGACCCCTATCTGTTCAGCAATAACGGCGAGATTTCAACGAAAGAGATTATGAAACGATACCAAGACCTTAGAGGGCAAGGCCCTGCTGAACCTAGTGAAATCTACAACCGACAGGAGAGCTCGACTCGCTCGCCACCCAAGCGAGTCGAAACAGACCCCTCTCTCTTGCAAAGCGAGAGATCAGTGCGACCAATGCAGGACAATGTCCCTGCACCCTATCCGAATGCGGCTTCACCAGTACCCCCGCCACGGTTTAGGCCCCCGGAAGACCAGCCCTCTCCTTATGATGCTAATCAAATGGATCATCCTGATCCTCGTTCGGAGAACCCTGAGCATAGTAAGCGGGGAGAGTGGCGGAATTCTGGTGTCTGGGGCCGCCAAGGCGGCGGGGTAGGTGTTGGCGAACCGTTTTGA
- a CDS encoding uncharacterized protein (EggNog:ENOG41), whose protein sequence is MLSSAALTAARRVLTSTGAAAPLRQSVGLAARALVLRPAAPSLRLISTSAPVRAAAAKATKSKSTKSSTKKPASKKTAKPKAKKPVKKKAIKKKAAVKKPKKAPKKKVLTDEQKDRLEIKRLRQMALLKGPTLLPETAWNVFMVDNVRAGEGSLVDKVKALATSFKNLPESERERMAAVGHSNKIANQEAKKKWIESFPPEAIHAANLARRRLARKTDKSRTYLIHDERIPQRTGSGFTFFIKEHFNDNGGSPKDAMRSLSERWKALSNDEKAPYLKKAADIAEVSGAQLKELREKGAKYWKEKLASAKV, encoded by the exons ATGCTGTCATCGGCTGCTCTTACGGCCGCTCGTCGCGTGCTCACCAGCaccggcgcagcagctccattGCGCCAATCCGTCGGCCTTGCAGCTCGCGCACTCGTCCTGCGTCCTGCGGCGCCCTCGTTGCGCCTGATCAGCACCTCAGCGCCTGTGCGCGCGGCCGCAGCGAAGGCGACCAAGTCCAAGTCAACAAAGAGCTCCACCAAGAAGCCGGCCAGCAAAAAGACAGCAAAGCCCAAGGCTAAGAAGCCTGTTAAGAAGAAGGCTattaagaagaaggccgccgtcaagaagccaaagaaggcgccgaagaagaaggtgttGACGGACGAGCAGAAGGACAGGCTCGAGATCAAGAGGCTGAGACAGATGGCGCTGCTGAAGGGGCCAACTTTGCTTCCGGAGACAGCATGGAACGTGTTCATGGTCGACAACGTCCGTGCTGGGGAAGGCAGTCTCGTGGACAAAGTCAAGGCCCTTGCTACTAGCTTTAAGAACCTGCCCGAGTCCGAGAGAGAA CGTATGGCAGCAGTCGGTCACTCTAACAAGATTGCCAATcaagaggcaaagaagaaatggatcGAGTCTTTCCCTCCCGAGGCGATCCATGCTGCCAATCTGGCCCGTCGCCGCCTAGCTCGCAAAACAGACAAGTCTAGAACCTACCTCATCCATGACGAGCGCATTCCTCAGCGAACTGGATCTGGCTTCACATTTTTCATCAAGGAGCACTTCAATGACAATGGTGGCTCGCCCAAGGATGCTATGCGCAGCCTCAGCGAACGCTGGAAGGCTTTGAGCAACGACGAGAAGGCCCCTTACCTGAAAAAGGCTGCTGACATTGCGGAGGTATCAGGAGCGCAGCTGAAGGAGCTGCGAGAGAAGGGCGCCAAGTACTGGAAGGAGAAGCTTGCTTCAGCCAAGGTGTAA
- a CDS encoding uncharacterized protein (EggNog:ENOG41), with protein MSTEPSAATSSGSRSGTMSNQSRAEYDPSLSSEPRSEYTVSTREDKKRPRWMSQVKNWLATSEPSAQAMRDQKRDTFKKHGIDLKDPQAAVKLHSPMGKVPIDAVTSTSGPTPEKALKEKIRAKDVPPSYAGHSRGSQSVSSGISSVPSTKSAKISNAIAPWEEE; from the coding sequence ATGTCTACCGAGCCGTCGGCTGCCACGAGCTCTGGGTCAAGATCTGGGACCATGTCGAATCAGTCCCGGGCTGAGTACGACCCTTCGTTGAGCAGCGAACCTCGATCAGAGTATACCGTGTCCACCAGAGAGGACAAGAAACGCCCCCGGTGGATGTCACAAGTCAAAAATTGGCTGGCAACAAGTGAACCCTCGGCTCAAGCAATGAGGGATCAGAAAAGGGATACCTTTAAGAAACACGGCATCGATCTCAAAGATCCGCAGGCTGCTGTGAAATTGCACTCTCCCATGGGAAAAGTACCCATCGATGCTGTTACCTCCACGTCGGGTCCTACGCCTGAGAAAGCTctcaaagaaaaaatccGAGCAAAAGATGTGCCGCCTTCATATGCTGGACATAGCCGTGGATCCCAGTCTGTGTCGAGTGGCATTTCTTCTGTTCCAAGCACGAAGAGTGCGAAAATCAGCAATGCAATTGCACCCTGGGAGGAGGAATAA